In the genome of Ignavibacteriales bacterium, one region contains:
- a CDS encoding T9SS type A sorting domain-containing protein gives MKKILNILLMLICFESNSIAQWLWQNPYPQGNALKSVSFLASVANRGWAVGELGTAIYTTDAGVTWQLVNLGTKENLNCVFMHSDTQVFIVGDNGLIIYIYDNGGTFEITFQTSSTAENLRSVTSHVNGCSWITGDGGTVLRSTDMGDTWIDQSTAYNGNLYSLHNIECTTAWVTGLNGYVMNTTDWGISWHVKSTPTTSHLFSIDIGTFDYIRAVGNSGTMILTTNQGASWITETTGTTSNLYNVFNIGYARAYAVGGNGVILETTDVGEPWIQRNSGTYVSLYDIDDIYGSNDMYVVGNYGLILKNSGTGTDFTIQSKGTIKWIHSLEFVNTSKGWAVGGDYYAPINKGVFLRTTDAGNTWIETNTLIPLNSVDFINEDEGWAVGEDGTIRHTINGGESWGTQTCPISSDLNAVHFIDENYGWAVGDYGDIIRTTNGGTSWSTQNSTTPNWLYGVHFVNSTTGWAVGLDSTIVHTTNGGANWERQIFETTNNFRFTDVFFIDEMHGWVVGVVGSIFLTTDGSATWQQIPSGTYESFGSVHFTDYNNGWIVGNAGTILRSRDGGFTWEQQFSGVSANTLTSVCFVDTMNGWASGEGGTIIHTTDGGGIVNVEVIKTTTVLPDNFLLLQNYPNPFNPSTTISWQSPVAGHNSIKLFNVLGREIETIVDGYFEAGNHSTLYIVNSTLPSGVYFYQLRAGDFIQTKKMIYLK, from the coding sequence ATGAAAAAAATTCTAAACATTTTATTAATGCTGATTTGCTTTGAATCAAATTCTATTGCACAATGGTTATGGCAAAATCCTTACCCGCAGGGTAATGCTTTAAAAAGTGTAAGTTTTCTTGCAAGTGTTGCAAATAGAGGCTGGGCAGTTGGTGAACTTGGAACCGCAATTTATACAACAGATGCGGGCGTAACCTGGCAGCTTGTTAATCTTGGTACTAAAGAAAATCTTAATTGTGTTTTTATGCACAGTGATACACAAGTATTTATCGTTGGTGATAATGGATTAATTATTTATATCTATGATAACGGCGGAACTTTTGAAATCACTTTTCAAACCAGCAGCACTGCAGAAAATCTCAGGTCAGTGACTTCCCACGTTAACGGCTGTTCATGGATAACCGGAGATGGCGGAACAGTTTTAAGATCGACTGATATGGGTGATACCTGGATTGACCAGAGTACAGCTTATAACGGAAATCTTTATTCGCTTCATAATATTGAATGCACAACTGCATGGGTCACCGGGTTGAATGGATATGTGATGAATACGACTGACTGGGGAATTAGCTGGCATGTAAAATCAACACCAACTACATCCCACTTATTTTCAATAGATATTGGCACATTTGATTATATACGTGCGGTTGGAAATTCCGGAACAATGATACTCACAACTAATCAAGGTGCTTCATGGATAACAGAAACCACCGGAACAACTTCAAATTTATATAACGTATTTAATATTGGTTATGCAAGAGCCTATGCAGTTGGTGGAAATGGTGTTATTCTTGAAACTACCGATGTCGGAGAGCCGTGGATTCAACGTAACTCAGGGACTTATGTTTCACTCTATGATATAGATGATATATACGGCTCAAACGACATGTATGTAGTGGGTAATTATGGACTCATTCTGAAAAACTCCGGAACGGGAACAGATTTTACAATTCAGAGTAAGGGAACTATTAAATGGATTCACTCATTAGAGTTTGTTAATACAAGTAAAGGATGGGCAGTTGGCGGGGACTACTATGCTCCTATTAATAAAGGAGTATTTTTAAGAACAACTGATGCGGGAAATACATGGATTGAAACCAATACACTAATTCCGCTCAACTCGGTTGACTTCATAAATGAAGATGAAGGATGGGCTGTTGGTGAAGACGGTACAATAAGGCATACAATAAACGGAGGAGAAAGTTGGGGAACCCAAACCTGTCCGATAAGTTCAGATTTAAACGCTGTACATTTTATTGATGAAAACTACGGCTGGGCTGTTGGAGATTACGGAGATATTATCCGCACTACAAATGGCGGAACAAGCTGGTCCACTCAAAACAGCACAACCCCAAACTGGTTGTACGGAGTGCATTTTGTAAACTCAACAACAGGCTGGGCTGTTGGTTTGGATTCAACAATCGTTCATACAACAAACGGAGGCGCAAACTGGGAACGACAAATATTCGAAACCACAAATAATTTCAGGTTCACAGATGTATTTTTTATTGATGAAATGCATGGATGGGTAGTCGGAGTTGTTGGAAGCATATTCCTAACAACTGATGGCAGCGCAACCTGGCAGCAGATCCCTAGCGGAACATATGAAAGCTTCGGTTCAGTTCATTTTACTGATTATAATAATGGATGGATTGTTGGGAATGCGGGTACAATTTTGAGAAGCAGGGACGGAGGATTTACATGGGAACAACAGTTCAGCGGTGTATCTGCAAATACATTAACATCCGTTTGTTTTGTTGATACTATGAATGGATGGGCTTCCGGTGAAGGAGGCACAATTATTCATACAACTGATGGCGGTGGAATTGTAAATGTTGAAGTCATAAAAACCACAACTGTTTTGCCGGACAATTTTTTACTCTTACAAAATTACCCTAATCCCTTTAACCCAAGCACAACTATCAGTTGGCAATCTCCTGTTGCCGGACATAATTCTATAAAGTTATTTAATGTACTTGGAAGAGAGATTGAAACAATTGTTGACGGATATTTCGAAGCTGGCAATCATTCTACATTGTACATTGTAAATTCTACATTACCATCCGGTGTTTATTTCTACCAACTAAGAGCAGGTGATTTCATTCAAACAAAAAAAATGATCTATCTTAAATAG
- a CDS encoding OmpA family protein, with protein MKAIFFVFVILILLLFTSYCPGQDIEGSKDHPMFNRMSGFYITDYTAEDFGSYEFYYLDKSEIIEGKKTIIYYVSDNQVGALKIVRNFSNAIKKLGGQAYEEGDNRVVLILKNGNAETWAEVWAASDYYTLTVIERGEVEQEITANAILEELNKTGKAILYINFDSGKSTIKQESMPVVEQIIEMMKLAADINISVEGHTDSDGSNESNLKLSEARAKAVVDAIVKGGIITSRLSSAGFGEEKPIADNSTDEGKAKNRRVELIKK; from the coding sequence ATGAAAGCGATATTTTTTGTTTTTGTTATTCTCATACTTTTGTTATTCACTTCCTACTGTCCTGGTCAGGATATTGAAGGAAGCAAAGATCATCCAATGTTCAACCGGATGTCGGGATTTTATATTACTGACTATACAGCCGAAGATTTCGGCTCGTATGAATTCTATTACCTTGATAAGTCTGAAATAATTGAAGGAAAAAAGACAATCATATATTATGTAAGTGACAATCAAGTGGGCGCTCTTAAAATCGTGAGAAATTTTTCTAATGCTATTAAGAAATTGGGAGGACAAGCCTATGAGGAGGGTGATAACAGGGTTGTCCTTATACTTAAAAACGGAAATGCTGAGACCTGGGCTGAAGTATGGGCTGCCAGTGATTATTATACTCTTACTGTTATCGAAAGAGGCGAAGTAGAACAGGAAATAACAGCAAATGCAATTCTTGAGGAACTGAATAAAACCGGTAAAGCAATTCTCTACATTAATTTCGATTCCGGTAAATCCACGATCAAACAGGAGTCAATGCCCGTTGTTGAGCAGATAATTGAAATGATGAAACTGGCGGCTGATATTAATATAAGTGTTGAAGGGCATACTGACAGCGACGGCAGCAATGAATCAAACCTTAAACTCTCAGAGGCAAGAGCAAAAGCGGTTGTTGACGCGATTGTTAAGGGAGGAATAATTACATCACGTTTATCATCTGCAGGATTTGGAGAAGAAAAACCAATCGCTGATAATAGTACAGATGAAGGCAAAGCCAAAAACAGGAGAGTAGAGCTTATAAAAAAATAA